A genomic region of Nostoc sp. UHCC 0702 contains the following coding sequences:
- a CDS encoding precorrin-2 C(20)-methyltransferase, which translates to MHSIGRLYGIGVGPGDPELLTLKALRLLQAAPVVAYQSATDKQSIARAIVSQYLTGNQIEVQFHLPRALEPEKAQSIYDKEVEPIASHLAAGRDVVVLCEGDPFFYGSFMYVFTRLSEQYQTEVVPGVSSLMACPVALGVPFTYYNDILTVLPAPMPAEELITQLLTTDAAAIMKLGRHFTKVRDILHQLGLASRARYIERATMAQQRIVPLDEVDPAQVPYFAMIVIPSKNRL; encoded by the coding sequence ATGCATAGCATTGGTCGTCTCTATGGAATTGGTGTAGGGCCAGGCGATCCAGAATTGTTAACTTTAAAGGCATTGCGGCTATTACAAGCTGCACCTGTGGTTGCCTATCAATCAGCAACAGATAAACAGAGTATAGCGCGGGCGATCGTGTCTCAGTATTTGACTGGCAATCAAATCGAGGTACAGTTTCATTTGCCCCGCGCCTTGGAACCAGAAAAAGCCCAATCTATTTACGACAAGGAAGTTGAACCAATTGCGTCACATCTAGCCGCCGGGCGGGATGTGGTCGTGCTGTGCGAGGGCGATCCGTTTTTCTACGGTTCATTTATGTATGTTTTCACCAGGTTATCTGAACAGTACCAAACAGAAGTTGTCCCCGGAGTTTCCTCACTCATGGCTTGCCCGGTGGCTTTGGGTGTACCGTTCACCTACTACAACGATATTCTCACTGTGTTACCTGCCCCAATGCCAGCTGAAGAACTAATTACACAACTACTGACAACAGATGCAGCCGCAATTATGAAACTGGGTCGTCATTTTACCAAAGTGCGCGATATCCTGCATCAATTAGGATTAGCATCACGGGCAAGATATATTGAGCGGGCAACAATGGCACAGCAAAGAATTGTACCGCTTGATGAGGTTGATCCGGCACAAGTGCCCTATTTCGCCATGATTGTCATACCCAGCAAAAATCGACTGTAG
- a CDS encoding discoidin domain-containing protein, with translation MPYSVNDNLDPNNYPQPSNLIRVVNILATQLKLLTGKTDFAEKPDYSVLDAVNFSAGIPVNLVELAQLSDNDILLIFTNNELKKIKVSTLKNYFGNSNNDNNGDGSDQASTGTALTYVSNGDANGLFYYLGTAEKAVTWQNPANAGIILLSASSTGSGDVSELVNRQDGQFFTQSLPNSWIKVQLSSGKLKCSYYSLKTRNSSSDYYPRSWKLQGSNDGVDWDDLDTQNNNTSLVNNSQWLSLPVVANSIGYRYFQILQIGINSAGYNHLVLGEIELYGEYLSD, from the coding sequence ATGCCGTATTCAGTGAATGACAACTTAGACCCCAATAATTATCCTCAACCAAGCAATCTAATTCGAGTAGTAAACATACTGGCTACTCAGTTGAAATTACTCACTGGTAAAACTGATTTTGCTGAGAAACCTGATTACTCAGTGCTTGATGCAGTTAATTTCTCAGCAGGTATACCAGTAAACTTAGTGGAATTAGCTCAATTGTCTGACAATGACATTCTTTTGATTTTTACTAACAATGAATTAAAAAAAATCAAAGTTAGTACCTTAAAGAATTATTTTGGTAACAGTAACAACGACAACAATGGTGATGGTAGCGATCAGGCAAGCACAGGTACTGCATTGACATATGTTTCTAATGGTGATGCCAATGGATTATTTTATTACCTAGGCACAGCAGAGAAAGCAGTCACATGGCAGAACCCAGCTAATGCAGGGATAATTTTATTATCTGCAAGCAGTACTGGATCTGGTGATGTATCAGAACTTGTTAACCGCCAAGATGGGCAATTTTTTACCCAGTCTTTACCGAATTCTTGGATAAAGGTACAGTTGTCTAGCGGAAAACTAAAATGCAGTTACTATTCTTTAAAAACGAGAAATAGCTCGTCTGACTACTATCCAAGAAGTTGGAAATTGCAAGGTAGTAATGACGGTGTTGACTGGGATGACTTAGACACCCAAAATAACAACACTTCATTAGTAAATAATTCTCAATGGTTATCGTTGCCCGTTGTCGCTAATAGCATTGGTTACAGGTACTTCCAGATATTGCAAATTGGAATTAATAGCGCTGGATATAATCATCTCGTATTAGGCGAAATAGAGCTTTACGGAGAATATTTAAGTGATTGA
- the cobG gene encoding precorrin-3B synthase, producing MPTPAVSSRYIHYLLSASHGEGVFVLLSGIACPGLFYVTPAIDGILSRIRVPGGILNSIQCRAIADIADQYGGGYIDVTNRANLQVREIRTQINTAVLKHLQDLGLGSPNINVDHIRNIMASPTAGIDPQELIDTRPFVQGWDNYIATHPHLSGLPAKFSVGFDGGGLVSVCDRPNDIAFAAVLVDNKVFFRLYLSVGAKGEPPTDMGILLPPEACLPVLAALVNVYLNHIDTTNPRQPRLRELLNSLGCESYLMEVEASLPFSLLHCETRENLTPQPPSLRGKGEQFSTIVTKAGLRVKSNTHTQLPREIASRNGEVTSPSSPSSPSSPSSPSSPSSPSSPSSPSSPSSLLPLNATRYQYQHIGIHPQRQPGLFYIGVVLPLGRLESKQILGLADLAESYGSSIRLTPWQNLLLTDIPQEWVNDVQNKLAVLGLDYSASNIKSALVACSGKRGCAAAATDTKGDALALAQYLETRVTLNHPVNIHFSGCEKSCAQHSKSDIALLGVRVENENGTVEGYNVYIGDGDSQEKFGRQLYRNISLAELPALLQHMLNVYKNQRINYSESFSEFANRYAIAQLKKLFS from the coding sequence ATGCCAACTCCAGCCGTATCTTCAAGATACATTCACTATCTACTCTCTGCGTCGCACGGAGAAGGAGTTTTTGTTTTGTTGTCCGGTATTGCCTGTCCTGGCTTGTTTTACGTCACACCTGCTATTGATGGTATATTGTCTCGCATCAGAGTACCAGGTGGGATTCTTAATAGTATACAGTGCCGTGCGATCGCAGATATTGCAGACCAGTACGGCGGTGGCTACATAGATGTTACTAATCGAGCCAACCTACAAGTCCGCGAAATTCGCACACAGATAAACACCGCTGTTTTGAAGCACCTGCAAGATTTAGGGCTGGGTTCTCCTAATATAAATGTAGACCACATCCGCAATATTATGGCCAGCCCAACAGCTGGCATAGATCCTCAAGAATTAATCGATACTCGTCCTTTTGTCCAAGGCTGGGACAATTACATCGCTACCCATCCCCACCTGTCAGGACTGCCTGCTAAATTTAGCGTTGGCTTTGATGGTGGCGGGTTGGTGTCGGTATGCGATCGCCCCAATGATATCGCATTTGCTGCTGTCTTAGTTGACAATAAAGTTTTCTTCCGTCTCTATCTCAGTGTAGGCGCGAAGGGAGAACCACCCACTGATATGGGTATTTTGCTACCACCAGAAGCATGTTTACCAGTGTTGGCAGCTTTGGTTAATGTCTATCTGAATCATATTGATACTACTAATCCGCGTCAGCCACGTTTAAGAGAGTTACTCAATAGTTTAGGTTGTGAAAGTTATCTAATGGAAGTGGAGGCAAGTCTGCCTTTTTCTCTGTTGCACTGCGAAACTAGAGAAAACCTAACCCCCCAACCCCCTTCCCTACGAGGGAAGGGGGAGCAATTTTCCACTATCGTGACAAAAGCGGGTTTGAGGGTAAAGTCAAATACTCATACTCAGTTGCCTAGAGAAATAGCATCAAGAAATGGGGAAGTAACATCTCCCTCATCCCCCTCATCCCCCTCATCCCCCTCATCCCCCTCATCCCCCTCATCCCCCTCATCCCCCTCATCCCCCTCATCCCCCTCATCCCTACTACCTTTGAATGCAACTCGGTATCAGTATCAACATATCGGTATTCATCCCCAGCGTCAGCCAGGTTTATTTTATATTGGTGTGGTGTTGCCCCTTGGGCGGCTGGAAAGTAAGCAAATACTGGGTTTAGCTGATTTGGCAGAAAGCTACGGTAGCAGCATCAGGTTAACTCCCTGGCAGAATTTGCTACTAACTGATATTCCCCAGGAATGGGTTAATGATGTGCAAAACAAACTTGCGGTCTTAGGTTTAGATTATTCAGCAAGTAACATCAAGAGTGCATTAGTTGCCTGTTCTGGCAAGCGTGGTTGTGCTGCTGCTGCCACAGATACTAAGGGTGATGCATTGGCATTAGCACAGTATCTTGAAACTCGCGTTACTCTCAACCATCCAGTTAATATTCACTTCAGCGGGTGCGAAAAATCCTGTGCCCAGCATAGCAAGAGTGACATCGCCCTGCTCGGTGTCAGGGTCGAAAACGAAAATGGAACTGTGGAGGGCTATAACGTTTATATTGGTGACGGTGACAGTCAGGAAAAATTCGGTCGTCAACTCTATCGAAATATCAGCTTAGCCGAACTACCTGCGCTATTACAACACATGCTAAACGTGTATAAAAATCAACGTATAAATTATAGTGAGTCCTTCAGTGAATTTGCCAATCGATATGCGATCGCTCAACTAAAAAAGCTATTCTCTTAA
- the infC gene encoding translation initiation factor IF-3, whose protein sequence is MPVIEKKRTRDLPQINERIRFPKIRVIDTDGSQLGIITPQEAIQLAEEKELDLVLLSDKADPPVCRIMDYGKYKFEQEKKAREARKKQHTADVKEVKMRYKIEEHDYNVRVKQAERFLKDGDKVKATVMFRGREIQHSDLAEDLLKRMATDLEPFGEVQQAPKKEGRNMMMLISPKK, encoded by the coding sequence ATGCCTGTGATTGAGAAGAAAAGAACTCGTGATCTGCCCCAAATTAACGAGCGCATCCGCTTCCCGAAAATTCGAGTCATTGATACCGATGGCTCGCAGCTGGGAATCATAACTCCACAAGAAGCAATACAACTAGCTGAAGAAAAAGAGCTAGACTTGGTGCTTTTGAGTGACAAGGCTGACCCGCCGGTTTGTCGGATCATGGACTATGGTAAATACAAGTTTGAGCAAGAGAAGAAGGCGCGGGAAGCCCGGAAAAAACAGCACACAGCTGATGTCAAGGAAGTGAAGATGCGCTACAAAATAGAGGAACACGACTATAACGTGCGTGTCAAGCAAGCAGAGCGCTTTCTTAAAGATGGTGATAAAGTCAAAGCTACTGTGATGTTCCGGGGTCGAGAAATTCAACACAGTGATTTGGCAGAAGATCTGCTCAAGCGCATGGCAACTGATCTGGAGCCGTTTGGTGAAGTGCAGCAAGCGCCCAAAAAAGAGGGCAGAAACATGATGATGCTGATTTCGCCTAAAAAGTAA
- a CDS encoding precorrin-8X methylmutase, which translates to MPDYIREASEIYRNSFAIIRSEANLDILPPNVAKVAVRLIHACGMTDIIADLGYSPTAVSSGRAALAAGATILCDCRMVAEGVTKKRLPANNQVICSLNEPEVPEMAKSLGTTRSAAALELWRSHLEGAVVAIGNAPTALFRLLEMLDEGCPKPAVILGFPVGFVGAAESKAALAADSRDVPFLTLHGRRGGSAIAAAAVNALATEEE; encoded by the coding sequence ATGCCCGACTACATCCGAGAAGCCAGTGAAATATACCGTAATTCCTTTGCCATCATCCGGTCAGAAGCCAACCTGGATATCTTACCGCCAAATGTAGCAAAAGTTGCTGTACGCCTCATCCATGCCTGTGGAATGACGGATATTATCGCTGATTTAGGATATTCACCAACGGCGGTATCATCGGGACGGGCAGCACTAGCAGCAGGAGCTACAATTCTGTGCGATTGCCGCATGGTTGCCGAAGGTGTGACCAAAAAGCGGTTGCCAGCAAACAATCAAGTGATTTGCAGCCTCAATGAGCCAGAAGTGCCAGAAATGGCTAAAAGTCTTGGCACAACAAGGTCGGCAGCAGCCTTGGAACTATGGCGATCGCACTTAGAAGGGGCAGTTGTAGCAATTGGCAACGCACCCACGGCACTGTTTCGGCTACTGGAAATGCTCGATGAAGGATGCCCCAAACCTGCGGTAATTTTGGGTTTTCCAGTGGGGTTTGTGGGGGCAGCAGAGTCGAAAGCCGCCCTGGCAGCAGATAGCAGAGATGTACCATTTTTAACATTACATGGTCGGCGTGGTGGCAGTGCGATCGCCGCCGCCGCAGTTAACGCCTTGGCAACGGAGGAAGAATGA
- a CDS encoding MFS transporter has protein sequence MELKNYSFAPNRDTLARLLQWVNLRPEEGDRTWLMFAFYTTISVGLRWAEDSTVAMFLDQYGAGSLPLMYIASAAMGAGIVFVYSWLQKIFPLRWVIVAIAPCMVAPLILLVLLRWGSNFSYLSVIIVFLMRLWVDALYVVNDLNTSIVANQLFNIREIKRTYPLVSSGVLVADVISGFSLPWLLQFAELNKVLVVACGVIILGAGILSYLSHQYQAAFPDAPQRLIPQEQASRHRRLEAPIKRYTLQLFAFVGFLQVIGLLVDFQYLQELKVNLGDQELASFLGLFGGIVGLCELGTQWFISSRLIERIGVFFTAALLPITVGFLIPGAIALLNLLPAMQSQSLFWGLVVLKFFDELLRYTFVVSSSPVLYQPIPERIRSRTQTLSGGTAEAIATGFTGIIILVTLFFCDKFVTPSLQNWVLMAETVVVAAACLKVVWVLRSRYVDLLVLSAERGELSASNVGLRVFKQGVVKALGETGSAADKYSCIELLAQIDPQGAAQVLAPLLIKLPPDLQRQSLEVMLMGGANPAYVLEVRSLLQKPEGTVDPEVFALALRYVWLAEANPNLSQLEEYLQARHHSLIRATAAALILRQGTPMQKVAATKTMRRMLTHKYERERVNGVKALREAVYLQALRIHIPNLLQDESLRVRCAVLEMIAATRLEEYYSALLGALYYKSTRATAIRALIRLENEALEMLLQLANNTYKPEIVRVYAWRTIAQISTLEAKESLWLHLETSWGATRYHILRSLLKIQKQPEAISAVDSFQHSRVETLIEQELRFLGEIYAADIDFQAQQTLNNYQSNQRVVIVCELLLRALQELEFDVKERILLLLRLLYSPEKMQAAAFNLRSQSAANLARGLEILEHTVNLPTKSLLLNILDQRSHQEKLHYLAEAGLIEYRPLPISDRLRRLLTLSNLLSDWCLACCFHVALVSRIRLTTDEILVTLRHPTGFVREAAIAYLSVVSHRVLLELLPKLQKDSHPLVAAQIKELMKKYLVKN, from the coding sequence ATGGAACTAAAAAATTACTCGTTTGCTCCAAATAGAGACACTTTGGCACGACTGCTACAGTGGGTGAATCTACGGCCTGAAGAAGGCGATCGCACTTGGTTAATGTTCGCTTTCTATACTACAATTTCAGTAGGATTACGTTGGGCAGAAGACAGTACAGTCGCCATGTTTTTAGACCAATATGGGGCTGGCTCACTGCCTTTAATGTACATTGCCAGTGCAGCAATGGGTGCGGGAATAGTTTTTGTCTATTCTTGGCTGCAAAAGATTTTTCCTTTGCGTTGGGTAATTGTAGCGATCGCACCCTGTATGGTCGCACCATTGATATTATTGGTGTTATTGCGTTGGGGAAGCAATTTTTCCTACTTGTCGGTGATCATCGTCTTTCTGATGCGGCTATGGGTAGATGCACTTTACGTAGTTAATGACCTCAACACCTCGATTGTTGCTAACCAATTATTCAACATTCGTGAGATTAAGCGTACTTACCCACTGGTTAGCAGTGGTGTGTTGGTGGCGGATGTCATCAGCGGCTTTAGTTTGCCTTGGCTACTGCAATTTGCCGAACTCAATAAAGTCCTCGTTGTCGCTTGTGGAGTGATTATTTTGGGGGCGGGAATCCTATCCTATTTAAGCCATCAGTATCAAGCAGCTTTTCCTGATGCTCCACAACGACTAATTCCCCAAGAACAAGCTTCTCGACATCGCCGCCTCGAAGCCCCCATCAAGCGCTATACATTGCAACTGTTTGCTTTTGTTGGTTTTTTGCAAGTGATTGGGCTATTGGTAGATTTTCAATATCTCCAAGAACTGAAGGTGAATTTGGGCGATCAAGAACTCGCCAGTTTCTTGGGTCTATTTGGTGGCATTGTGGGACTATGCGAGTTAGGAACTCAGTGGTTTATCTCCAGCCGACTGATCGAACGTATAGGAGTCTTTTTTACCGCCGCCCTTTTACCCATCACTGTAGGCTTTCTCATCCCAGGAGCGATCGCACTACTCAATTTACTCCCAGCAATGCAATCCCAAAGCTTGTTTTGGGGGCTAGTGGTTCTGAAATTCTTTGATGAACTTTTGCGCTACACATTTGTGGTCAGCAGCAGCCCAGTGCTATACCAACCAATCCCTGAACGCATTCGCAGCCGCACACAAACATTATCTGGAGGAACTGCGGAAGCCATCGCCACAGGGTTTACAGGAATAATCATTCTTGTAACTTTATTTTTCTGCGACAAGTTTGTTACCCCATCACTACAAAACTGGGTATTGATGGCAGAAACGGTGGTGGTAGCTGCTGCCTGTTTAAAAGTAGTTTGGGTACTGCGATCGCGCTATGTTGATTTGTTAGTCTTGAGTGCAGAACGAGGTGAACTAAGTGCGTCTAATGTCGGTCTACGTGTCTTCAAACAGGGGGTAGTCAAAGCTTTAGGAGAAACAGGCAGCGCGGCAGATAAATACTCTTGCATTGAACTTTTAGCCCAAATTGATCCCCAAGGTGCGGCCCAAGTTTTAGCACCTCTGCTAATTAAGTTACCCCCAGATTTGCAGCGTCAAAGTTTGGAGGTGATGCTGATGGGAGGCGCAAATCCTGCTTATGTGTTGGAAGTACGTTCTTTGTTACAAAAGCCCGAAGGAACTGTCGATCCCGAAGTTTTTGCCTTAGCCCTGCGCTACGTTTGGCTGGCTGAAGCCAATCCCAATTTGAGCCAACTTGAAGAGTACCTACAAGCGCGACACCATTCATTGATTCGCGCTACCGCCGCCGCCTTAATCTTGCGTCAGGGAACGCCGATGCAAAAGGTAGCTGCTACCAAAACTATGCGCCGGATGCTGACTCATAAATACGAACGAGAACGGGTGAATGGAGTCAAAGCCCTCAGAGAAGCGGTTTATTTACAGGCGCTACGGATTCATATCCCAAATTTGTTGCAAGATGAGTCTTTACGGGTGCGCTGTGCAGTGTTGGAAATGATTGCGGCTACCCGTTTAGAAGAGTACTATTCGGCTTTGCTAGGGGCACTTTACTATAAGTCAACTCGCGCTACAGCCATACGTGCTTTGATCCGATTAGAAAATGAAGCTTTAGAAATGCTGTTGCAACTGGCTAATAATACTTACAAACCCGAAATTGTACGAGTCTATGCCTGGCGGACTATTGCTCAAATCTCTACTCTGGAAGCCAAGGAGTCTTTATGGCTACACTTGGAAACATCTTGGGGGGCTACTAGGTATCATATTCTTCGCAGCTTACTGAAAATACAGAAGCAACCAGAAGCTATCAGTGCAGTAGATAGCTTTCAGCACAGCAGGGTGGAAACGTTAATTGAGCAGGAATTAAGGTTTTTAGGTGAGATTTATGCTGCTGACATTGACTTTCAAGCACAACAAACTCTTAACAATTATCAATCAAATCAGAGAGTTGTGATTGTTTGTGAGTTACTACTACGCGCACTCCAAGAATTAGAATTTGATGTTAAAGAACGGATACTGCTGCTATTGAGGCTACTTTATTCTCCAGAAAAGATGCAGGCAGCAGCATTCAATCTGCGATCGCAGTCAGCGGCAAACTTAGCGCGGGGATTAGAAATCTTAGAACATACCGTAAATTTACCCACAAAATCTTTGCTGTTGAATATTTTGGATCAGCGATCGCACCAAGAAAAACTGCATTATCTTGCAGAAGCGGGGTTGATAGAATATCGACCGCTGCCAATCAGCGATCGGTTGCGTCGGTTGCTGACATTAAGTAATTTGCTTTCTGACTGGTGCTTAGCTTGCTGCTTTCATGTTGCTTTAGTTAGCCGCATCCGACTGACAACCGATGAAATTTTAGTCACGCTGCGCCATCCTACTGGCTTTGTCCGAGAAGCAGCGATCGCATATCTGAGTGTGGTCTCACACCGTGTCTTGCTAGAACTTTTACCCAAATTACAAAAAGATTCACACCCCCTGGTAGCGGCTCAAATCAAGGAGTTAATGAAAAAATACTTAGTTAAAAATTAA
- a CDS encoding BrnT family toxin: MEFECDESKATANLNKHGVSFEEAKTVFDNPLAVIFDDEAQSVNKQREIIIGQSQSNRLLLIAFTERSNAIRIISARLATRREREDYEQNIF, encoded by the coding sequence ATGGAGTTCGAGTGCGATGAGTCAAAAGCAACCGCCAATTTAAACAAGCACGGTGTCAGCTTTGAAGAAGCTAAAACCGTCTTTGATAATCCACTGGCAGTTATATTTGATGATGAAGCGCAATCTGTGAATAAGCAGCGAGAAATTATTATTGGACAGTCTCAAAGTAATCGGTTGCTGTTGATTGCCTTCACAGAACGTTCTAATGCTATCCGTATCATCAGCGCTCGTCTAGCAACTCGAAGGGAACGCGAAGATTATGAACAAAACATTTTTTGA
- a CDS encoding type II toxin-antitoxin system VapC family toxin, which translates to MKYLLDTDHISFIQRRSGSEHVKLTARITQHPAADFAFSIISFHEQIMGAHDFINRSKTTANVVRGYNLLREIIQGFSVARILPFDNEAAAIFQSLRAQKISIGTMDLRIAAIALSKDLVLLTRNMKDFNKVPNLTIDDWTV; encoded by the coding sequence ATGAAATATCTGCTTGATACCGATCACATCAGTTTTATTCAACGACGCTCAGGCTCAGAGCATGTCAAATTAACCGCCAGAATTACCCAGCATCCAGCTGCGGATTTTGCCTTTTCTATAATTAGTTTTCATGAGCAAATCATGGGCGCTCATGACTTTATCAATCGCTCCAAAACAACTGCTAATGTTGTTCGTGGATACAATCTACTGAGGGAAATCATTCAAGGGTTCTCTGTAGCGAGAATCTTACCTTTTGATAATGAAGCTGCTGCCATTTTTCAGAGCCTTAGAGCGCAAAAAATTAGTATAGGAACAATGGATTTACGGATTGCAGCAATTGCTCTTTCAAAGGATTTAGTATTGTTAACTCGCAATATGAAGGACTTTAACAAAGTTCCAAACTTAACGATAGATGATTGGACAGTTTAA
- a CDS encoding site-specific integrase, which translates to MSNIIYSGQVTVEHVGGSYRIRFTHLGHRYTFGTGIKVSDETAKNAAIGLAKRVESDILSGRFQGVDPYKPQRRKKEVIVDLQSQFTEFLALKKAEVRTSTYTNKYQGYEKLVREVLGSAKTVEEFSENKVKARLLQWRSRYRYNSLKAIAQVLIGFWDYLQPDIENKRNPWRKHLKGIKKDEVEKPEPFTEIERRAILQAIAESESLKQWLPLARFIMNTGCRPSEAFAVTYGDIDLNRRLIIISKGAVNRIVDKTKTGKSRQIPLTLELLECLVLPNVCISAKNDLLFPHPVNGGLINDQQFRAKWLQACKLAGVDYRKPYSNRHTWTTEAIAQGMHPVEAAKLLGNSPDIIYKHYLNIQQVNPDKMPKM; encoded by the coding sequence ATGAGCAATATTATTTATAGCGGACAAGTCACTGTGGAACATGTCGGTGGTAGCTACCGCATTAGGTTCACCCACCTGGGACATAGGTACACATTTGGTACAGGCATCAAAGTGTCTGATGAGACTGCCAAAAACGCAGCTATTGGACTAGCGAAACGGGTAGAGTCGGACATCCTTAGCGGGAGATTTCAAGGGGTAGACCCATACAAACCTCAGCGAAGGAAAAAAGAAGTTATCGTCGATTTGCAGTCACAGTTCACCGAATTTTTAGCGCTAAAAAAGGCTGAAGTACGCACCAGCACTTACACCAACAAGTACCAGGGATATGAGAAGCTAGTCAGAGAAGTGCTAGGGAGTGCCAAGACTGTCGAGGAATTCAGCGAGAATAAAGTAAAAGCACGGTTGCTACAATGGCGCTCTCGCTACCGATATAACAGCCTTAAAGCGATCGCGCAAGTACTAATCGGTTTTTGGGATTACTTACAACCAGATATTGAAAACAAGCGCAATCCCTGGAGGAAGCACCTTAAGGGTATTAAAAAAGATGAGGTAGAAAAGCCGGAACCGTTTACTGAAATTGAACGCAGGGCGATTTTGCAGGCGATTGCAGAAAGCGAGAGTCTCAAACAATGGCTTCCTTTGGCAAGGTTTATCATGAATACTGGTTGCAGACCCTCAGAGGCATTTGCCGTTACCTACGGCGACATTGACCTGAATAGGCGGTTAATTATCATTAGTAAAGGTGCTGTTAATAGAATTGTTGACAAAACGAAAACAGGCAAGTCAAGGCAAATACCATTAACACTTGAATTGCTAGAGTGCTTGGTTTTACCTAATGTCTGTATATCAGCAAAGAACGACTTACTATTTCCTCATCCTGTAAACGGAGGACTGATTAACGATCAGCAATTCAGGGCAAAATGGTTACAAGCTTGTAAATTAGCAGGTGTTGATTACAGGAAGCCATACAGCAACAGACATACTTGGACAACTGAAGCGATCGCCCAAGGAATGCACCCTGTGGAAGCTGCTAAATTACTGGGAAATTCACCAGACATAATCTATAAACACTACCTCAATATTCAGCAAGTAAATCCTGATAAAATGCCAAAAATGTAA
- a CDS encoding macro domain-containing protein — MSVIFKSGNVLEDKAQALVNPVNCVGVMGKGLALAFKEKYPEYSRDYKEYCDDGMMSVGSCHLWYPDGDKPIIVSFPTKIHWAGSSRIEYIEDGLKNLGEIISRFDINSIAIPALGCGEGGLSWDAVKPMIFNWAIHHQQSTGLNTTIYTPFQS, encoded by the coding sequence ATGTCAGTAATATTTAAATCAGGCAACGTATTAGAGGACAAAGCACAAGCATTGGTAAACCCTGTGAACTGTGTAGGTGTAATGGGCAAAGGCTTGGCGTTAGCATTCAAGGAAAAGTACCCAGAATACTCTAGGGATTACAAGGAATACTGTGACGACGGCATGATGAGCGTGGGTAGCTGCCATCTATGGTATCCTGACGGTGACAAGCCAATAATTGTAAGCTTTCCAACTAAAATTCATTGGGCAGGTTCTAGCCGCATTGAGTACATAGAGGATGGACTGAAGAATCTCGGTGAAATAATTAGTCGATTTGATATCAATTCTATAGCAATACCAGCGCTTGGTTGCGGTGAAGGTGGGCTTAGTTGGGATGCAGTAAAACCCATGATTTTCAATTGGGCAATTCACCATCAACAGTCTACAGGACTAAACACTACTATCTATACTCCCTTCCAGTCTTAG